Proteins from a single region of Chryseobacterium sp. T16E-39:
- a CDS encoding YiiX/YebB-like N1pC/P60 family cysteine hydrolase codes for MSPVLIIAFFSFHKSPSLESKIKKIEFEKEAIYLIQRGTSGKLGNVAKDFNINNKYASHLGIGYFENHVLTVYHVYVEKNSSGNSLYIEPIKNFISPKDLNYLSIWRLKNIDLQKFDGIRNTLIQSGKENINFDFNFAADSKAYYCSEYVVKELQKNHVEIMSDHKKNITGMIRQILKKDTLTYFPVDGFENNDQAIKVFEWIK; via the coding sequence ATGAGCCCTGTGCTCATAATAGCATTTTTCTCCTTCCATAAAAGCCCCTCTTTAGAATCAAAAATAAAAAAAATTGAATTTGAAAAAGAGGCCATTTACCTCATACAAAGAGGTACTAGTGGAAAGCTGGGAAATGTCGCAAAGGATTTTAATATTAATAATAAATATGCTTCCCATTTAGGAATCGGTTATTTTGAAAACCATGTCCTTACTGTTTATCATGTTTATGTCGAAAAAAACAGCAGCGGTAACAGCTTATATATTGAACCTATTAAGAATTTCATTTCACCAAAAGACTTAAACTACCTATCGATATGGCGTTTAAAGAACATTGATTTACAAAAATTTGATGGTATCAGAAATACACTTATCCAATCCGGAAAAGAAAATATCAATTTCGATTTCAATTTTGCTGCCGATAGTAAGGCGTATTACTGTTCAGAGTATGTTGTGAAGGAACTCCAAAAGAATCACGTGGAAATCATGTCCGATCATAAAAAAAATATCACCGGAATGATCAGACAAATTCTAAAAAAGGACACCCTTACCTATTTTCCCGTAGATGGCTTTGAAAACAATGATCAGGCAATCAAAGTCTTTGAATGGATAAAGTAA
- a CDS encoding histidine kinase has product MNYNEEDGLNSSTTYGMNQDKEGFIWIGSDNGLFRFDGKEFKQFNEKNGLKNIDVLSCNSLSNGENFIMSYLNDFAYLKNGKIINSDDNKELKKLIHVSANYSKGDSIFLFNSTAPREIFIYHNGKVKTIPLQLGKDFLSWNKHYAFSFDVNLHLLYLTDHNGQVVAYDIFTKKKTICNLFLPKTTIYKVGDFLVTKLDNNRVEIYKRYNRYYFKKIQSFYIPEKIYQVVVDKNYRVWLCLDEGGVLYYRQTLLEGNLSHPIKIMDNFIMNHILIDRDNNVWFSTRNNGVYFINDKFFNNYIHLPVKNNSSFITAIGKSGRNIILGYNEAKSGILKSNTITDITLDKNRRIQTKAIFSKGNTILYGFNLSIIKYNTFTHKITHIKDFSLKNILPYTSDSVFLCTSQGLTAYNFVTDTYSLLLNERTYNALSYSKDSIFVGDFKDLYKLNVRTKKKSLFLEGYYFTDIKKLKSNLYVGATNLNGIIFFTNKKVIRRITEKNGLSTDQIKKIEVQNENVFWASTNSGLSRIETKGTHIKINNFTQTDGLPSNVVAGCVIRDDTIYAGTTKGLAILPISSLLTQQKFINKKVIINSVTIGDREIFNLDQKIVSETPENNVAFDLSFPDYASQGKVSYKYKVEGLSDEWQTSSSPKIMFNSIPPGKYTFEVFGLGYNGKQSYTFSSITFEIKPKFWQTWWFKFLLIMLGCSIAFILITIYYQRKRNKKLETLYYEKKIAELELQAIKAQINPHFIYNCLNSIQFLLYKKDYDETENYLDIFSQMIRKTLHYSEKTFMPIKEETEYLSLYLNMEKLRLKEQFDYKIKVSNAVNENWIIPSLMIQPFVENAIKHGISSLKDRKGFIEISFDYIDSLLCITIEDNGIGIGIKPESVKKANSFGVKLSQKRIETFRQLFDTNITLELNDLLEKEQRAGTQIKLYMTPYENQNTSLHH; this is encoded by the coding sequence GTGAATTATAATGAAGAAGATGGCTTGAACAGTTCCACCACTTACGGAATGAATCAGGATAAAGAGGGATTCATCTGGATTGGGAGCGATAATGGGTTATTCAGGTTCGACGGAAAAGAATTTAAACAATTTAATGAAAAAAACGGACTAAAAAATATTGATGTACTGTCGTGCAACTCCCTATCTAATGGTGAAAATTTCATCATGTCTTATTTAAATGATTTTGCTTATCTGAAAAATGGGAAAATTATCAATTCGGATGATAACAAAGAACTCAAAAAACTCATTCATGTGTCAGCAAATTATAGCAAAGGAGACTCTATATTCCTATTTAATTCCACTGCTCCCAGAGAAATTTTCATATATCATAATGGGAAAGTAAAAACGATCCCATTACAGTTAGGCAAAGACTTTCTATCATGGAACAAACACTATGCATTTTCTTTTGACGTTAACCTCCATCTTCTTTATCTAACCGATCATAATGGCCAGGTTGTAGCTTATGACATTTTTACCAAAAAGAAAACGATCTGTAATCTTTTTCTACCTAAAACCACGATCTATAAAGTAGGTGATTTTTTAGTTACGAAATTGGATAATAATAGAGTAGAAATTTATAAAAGATATAACAGATATTATTTCAAAAAAATCCAGTCATTTTATATCCCTGAGAAGATTTATCAGGTTGTTGTTGATAAAAATTACAGGGTATGGCTTTGTCTGGACGAAGGAGGCGTCCTTTATTACAGACAGACCTTACTGGAAGGGAATCTTTCGCATCCTATTAAGATCATGGATAACTTTATTATGAATCATATTTTAATAGACCGGGATAATAATGTATGGTTTTCAACAAGAAATAATGGGGTTTATTTTATTAATGATAAATTTTTCAATAATTACATTCATTTGCCTGTAAAAAACAATTCATCTTTCATTACGGCTATAGGAAAAAGTGGAAGAAATATTATTTTAGGATATAATGAAGCAAAAAGTGGTATTTTAAAATCCAATACCATAACAGATATCACACTTGACAAAAACAGAAGAATTCAGACTAAAGCCATATTTTCAAAGGGAAATACTATTCTATATGGATTTAATCTGAGTATTATTAAATACAATACGTTTACTCACAAAATAACCCATATAAAAGATTTCAGTTTAAAAAATATTCTACCCTATACGAGCGATTCTGTATTTCTTTGTACCTCACAGGGACTTACCGCCTACAACTTTGTGACAGATACATATTCCCTGTTGCTTAATGAAAGAACTTACAACGCTCTGTCCTACAGCAAAGACAGCATATTTGTCGGTGACTTTAAAGATTTATATAAGCTAAATGTGAGAACCAAGAAGAAAAGTTTATTTCTTGAAGGATATTATTTCACTGATATCAAAAAGCTCAAATCTAACCTATATGTCGGTGCTACAAATCTTAATGGTATTATATTTTTTACTAATAAAAAAGTAATAAGAAGAATTACTGAAAAAAATGGTTTATCGACCGATCAGATAAAGAAAATAGAAGTTCAGAATGAAAATGTATTTTGGGCAAGTACCAATTCCGGACTGAGCCGTATCGAGACAAAAGGGACTCATATTAAAATCAATAACTTCACCCAAACCGATGGACTTCCATCCAATGTAGTTGCGGGATGTGTAATAAGAGATGATACTATTTATGCGGGAACTACAAAAGGTTTAGCTATTCTTCCTATCAGCAGTTTATTGACACAGCAAAAGTTTATCAATAAAAAAGTAATCATCAATTCCGTTACCATAGGAGATAGGGAAATTTTTAATCTGGACCAAAAAATTGTAAGCGAGACCCCTGAAAACAATGTTGCTTTTGATCTCAGCTTTCCCGACTATGCTTCCCAGGGAAAAGTAAGTTATAAATATAAAGTTGAAGGTCTGAGTGACGAGTGGCAGACGAGCAGTTCCCCCAAAATCATGTTTAATTCCATTCCTCCGGGAAAATATACTTTTGAAGTTTTTGGACTTGGCTACAACGGAAAGCAGTCTTACACCTTTTCCTCAATAACATTTGAAATCAAACCTAAATTTTGGCAGACATGGTGGTTCAAGTTTTTACTGATCATGTTGGGGTGTTCAATTGCTTTTATCCTGATCACTATCTATTATCAGAGAAAACGCAACAAAAAACTAGAGACACTGTATTATGAGAAAAAAATTGCTGAACTCGAACTTCAGGCGATCAAGGCTCAAATAAACCCCCATTTCATTTACAACTGTCTTAATTCCATCCAATTCTTACTCTATAAAAAAGACTATGATGAGACTGAAAATTACCTGGATATTTTCTCTCAAATGATCAGAAAAACGCTTCATTATTCAGAAAAAACATTCATGCCCATAAAAGAGGAAACCGAGTATCTTTCCCTGTATCTGAATATGGAGAAGTTACGGCTTAAAGAGCAATTCGATTATAAAATCAAGGTCTCTAATGCTGTCAATGAAAACTGGATTATTCCATCTCTGATGATCCAACCTTTTGTTGAAAATGCTATAAAACATGGAATATCAAGCCTGAAAGACAGAAAAGGATTTATAGAGATCTCATTCGATTATATTGATTCTTTGCTCTGTATTACTATTGAAGACAATGGGATAGGAATCGGAATTAAGCCTGAATCTGTTAAAAAGGCTAATTCTTTTGGGGTAAAATTATCCCAGAAAAGAATTGAAACATTTAGACAGCTTTTTGACACTAATATAACATTAGAGCTTAATGATCTTTTGGAAAAAGAACAAAGGGCCGGCACACAAATTAAACTATATATGACTCCATATGAAAACCAAAATACAAGCCTGCATCATTGA
- a CDS encoding LytR/AlgR family response regulator transcription factor yields the protein MKTKIQACIIDDEQDGRDYIALLLQNEFPDIQIIFQASSVEEAYINLIKNAPDILFLDVQLKDGTAFDLLSKFREINSQIIFITAFEHFAIQAIKNGATDYLLKPIKKMDFIIAVNKALEINKKNKTSTASSNQNKISLPTLQGFKLTNITDIVRCEADSSYTTFYMSDKTKIIVSKTLHEFEESLADYNFFRIHHKHLINLSHLKEYIKGKGGQVIMTDNSVLDVSVRKKNDFLNRIEHLE from the coding sequence ATGAAAACCAAAATACAAGCCTGCATCATTGATGATGAGCAAGATGGCAGAGATTACATTGCTCTTCTGCTTCAGAATGAATTTCCGGATATTCAAATTATATTTCAGGCTTCTAGTGTAGAAGAAGCATACATTAACCTTATAAAAAATGCTCCTGATATCCTTTTTCTTGATGTTCAGCTAAAAGATGGTACTGCATTCGATCTTCTTTCAAAATTCAGAGAAATCAATTCACAAATCATTTTTATTACAGCTTTTGAACATTTTGCCATCCAGGCTATCAAGAATGGGGCAACGGATTACCTTTTGAAACCGATCAAAAAAATGGATTTTATCATCGCTGTAAATAAAGCTCTGGAAATCAACAAAAAAAACAAAACCTCCACAGCTTCTTCGAATCAGAATAAAATAAGCCTCCCTACCCTGCAAGGATTCAAATTAACCAATATTACCGATATCGTTCGTTGTGAAGCAGATTCCAGCTATACGACATTTTATATGAGCGATAAAACAAAAATAATAGTTTCTAAAACATTGCATGAATTTGAAGAGTCTCTGGCTGATTACAATTTTTTCAGAATCCACCATAAGCACCTGATCAACCTCAGTCATTTAAAGGAATACATAAAAGGAAAAGGTGGCCAGGTGATCATGACTGATAATTCGGTTCTGGATGTTTCTGTCCGAAAGAAAAATGATTTCCTGAATAGAATTGAACATTTGGAATAA
- a CDS encoding T9SS type A sorting domain-containing protein, whose protein sequence is MYCLSIYLILGCFLFNAQAPCSDFNDPANPKGHWDPAPYPNGNVNYSAGSPNALDGSQYIILDDLSGGSWFINSTDYKNIGQRFSGQCLYFDFYLEKDGGLNAPVHPTIYVMSGDKIITFTANITVTQNSGWVRVRAPIANATASAFPSNSEGTWSMPGGTWTDFNNVMNNSTALLISPDITSSPSERVYYDNICIKSCDGCTADFKLDASFASGSGNASVNLTIINPILVSTPNNPGSTYTVNWGDGTSSPYIISTLSHNYTNAGTYSICVTEKQGKLVVCTRCFTFCYSKSNVLPKEVNTVNVTPQIDIKAVAKEELANANNDYKLVPNPAKSYVDIQTNLLERGTVSVRIIDMSGKTVLEKSENLESGRQNIKLNTEHLIQGNYIVEIKSGNKTNSQKLIISK, encoded by the coding sequence ATGTATTGTTTAAGCATTTATCTGATTCTTGGATGCTTCCTGTTTAATGCACAGGCTCCATGTTCAGATTTCAACGATCCCGCTAATCCAAAAGGACATTGGGACCCGGCCCCCTACCCAAACGGCAATGTAAATTATTCTGCCGGCAGTCCTAATGCATTGGACGGTTCCCAATATATTATATTGGATGACTTATCTGGTGGATCCTGGTTTATTAATTCTACCGATTATAAAAATATCGGACAGCGGTTTTCAGGACAGTGTTTATATTTTGATTTTTACCTGGAAAAAGATGGCGGCTTAAATGCTCCGGTGCATCCAACAATCTACGTGATGTCAGGTGATAAAATAATAACATTTACCGCAAATATTACCGTAACACAAAACAGTGGATGGGTTCGTGTACGTGCACCTATAGCCAACGCTACAGCTTCTGCTTTTCCAAGTAATTCGGAAGGTACATGGAGCATGCCGGGGGGAACGTGGACAGATTTCAACAATGTTATGAATAATTCAACGGCATTGCTGATATCTCCTGATATCACTTCAAGCCCAAGTGAAAGAGTGTATTATGATAATATCTGTATTAAGTCTTGTGACGGGTGTACAGCTGATTTCAAACTTGATGCATCATTTGCCAGTGGCTCAGGAAATGCCTCAGTTAACTTAACAATCATTAATCCTATTCTGGTTTCGACTCCAAACAATCCTGGCAGTACATATACTGTGAATTGGGGCGATGGAACTTCATCACCTTACATCATTTCAACTTTATCACATAATTATACGAATGCCGGCACTTATTCAATATGTGTTACCGAAAAACAAGGGAAATTAGTCGTGTGTACCAGATGTTTCACTTTCTGTTATTCTAAATCTAATGTGCTTCCAAAAGAAGTAAATACAGTCAATGTAACCCCACAAATTGATATCAAAGCCGTTGCAAAAGAAGAACTTGCAAATGCGAATAATGATTACAAACTGGTTCCCAATCCCGCTAAAAGCTATGTAGATATTCAAACAAATCTTTTAGAAAGAGGGACTGTGTCCGTAAGAATTATCGATATGTCAGGAAAAACGGTCTTAGAAAAATCAGAAAATTTAGAAAGCGGCCGCCAAAATATAAAACTTAATACTGAACATCTTATTCAGGGAAATTATATTGTTGAAATTAAATCAGGTAATAAAACAAATTCTCAGAAATTGATTATTTCAAAATAG
- a CDS encoding SDR family NAD(P)-dependent oxidoreductase: MNTKTKIALVTGGSRGIGKNSALRIAEKGLDVIITYKSSEEEANDVVAEIKALGRNAIAFQLDTKNIKSFDAFIQNVTTHLHENTGSSNIDYLINNAGTALYSPITETTEEQVDDMIDIHFKGVFFLSQKFLPFMNDGGGIVNISSGLARFALPGSSVYGSMKAGVEMLTKYMAKELGARKIKANVVAPGAIETDFGGGRTRDNKEVNTLVSNITALGRAGLPEDVGGVVAFLCSEDAAWITGQRIEVSGGMAL, translated from the coding sequence ATGAACACAAAAACAAAAATTGCTTTAGTAACAGGAGGAAGCCGTGGTATTGGAAAAAATTCTGCGCTTAGAATAGCGGAAAAAGGACTTGATGTTATTATCACTTATAAAAGCAGTGAAGAAGAAGCTAACGATGTCGTTGCTGAAATCAAAGCTTTAGGGAGGAATGCTATTGCTTTTCAATTGGATACAAAAAATATAAAAAGTTTTGATGCTTTTATTCAGAATGTAACCACTCATTTACATGAAAACACGGGGAGTTCGAATATTGATTATCTGATCAATAATGCTGGAACGGCTTTATATTCTCCCATAACTGAAACTACGGAAGAGCAGGTGGATGATATGATTGATATTCATTTTAAAGGAGTCTTTTTCCTTAGTCAGAAATTTCTACCTTTCATGAACGACGGTGGAGGAATTGTTAATATTTCCTCAGGGCTGGCAAGATTTGCCTTACCAGGTTCCTCTGTTTATGGATCGATGAAAGCAGGAGTTGAAATGCTTACCAAGTATATGGCAAAAGAATTAGGGGCACGAAAAATTAAAGCCAATGTAGTTGCCCCAGGAGCCATCGAAACTGATTTTGGAGGGGGAAGAACACGCGATAATAAGGAAGTGAATACATTAGTTTCCAATATTACGGCTTTAGGTAGAGCCGGTCTCCCTGAAGATGTGGGTGGAGTAGTCGCTTTCCTTTGTTCAGAAGATGCTGCCTGGATTACAGGTCAGAGAATTGAAGTTTCAGGAGGAATGGCTTTATAA
- a CDS encoding DNA topoisomerase IV subunit B, whose product MSQEINPIYSEDNIRTLDWQEHIRLRPGMYIGKLGDGSSADDGIYILLKEILDNSIDEFRMKSGKRIEIKLDDGKVTIRDFGRGIPLGKVVDAVSKMNTGGKYDSKAFKKSVGLNGVGTKAVNALSDYFRVRSFREGKMKVAEFSRGIISENHEEKDTSDRNGTEISFIPDGEIFLHFKYRKEYIERMLRNYAYLNPGLKILFNGETYYSENGLKDLLEEELESEILYPIVHLMDNDIELAITHSDKSQTETYFSFVNGQNTTQGGTHLNAFREAYVKTIREFFNKNFDASDIRKSIIAAISINVEEPVFESQTKTKLGSNDMGPNGPTVRTFIIDFLKSKLDNFLHRNPEIAEAIQRKILISERERKELSGIQKLARERAKKVSLHNKKLRDCRQHYNDQKAERKGDTQIFITEGDSASGSITKSRDVETQAVFSLKGKPLNCYGLTKKVVYENEEFNLLQAALNIEESLEDLRYNQVIIATDADVDGMHIRLLMITFFLQFFPDLIKNGHLYILQTPLFRVRNKKETRYCYTELERVKALNELGKNPEITRFKGLGEISPDEFKHFIGKDIRLEPVVVGKDQTIEQLLEFYMGKNTPDRQVFILENLVVEEGDIDSREIISEIEG is encoded by the coding sequence ATGTCACAAGAAATAAATCCAATCTATTCGGAAGATAATATCAGAACCCTAGATTGGCAGGAACATATTCGTTTGCGTCCCGGTATGTATATCGGAAAGCTGGGAGATGGTTCTTCTGCCGATGACGGTATTTACATTCTACTTAAAGAAATTCTGGACAACTCGATCGATGAGTTCAGAATGAAATCGGGTAAAAGAATTGAAATAAAATTAGACGATGGTAAGGTAACTATTCGTGATTTTGGCCGTGGGATTCCTCTGGGAAAAGTAGTTGATGCAGTATCCAAGATGAATACAGGAGGTAAATACGATAGTAAAGCCTTTAAAAAGTCTGTAGGGTTAAATGGAGTGGGTACAAAAGCAGTTAATGCTCTTTCTGATTATTTCAGAGTAAGGTCTTTCCGTGAGGGGAAAATGAAGGTGGCGGAATTTTCGCGAGGAATTATTTCTGAAAATCATGAAGAAAAGGATACATCAGATCGAAACGGAACTGAAATTTCTTTTATTCCGGATGGAGAAATATTTCTTCACTTCAAATACAGAAAAGAGTATATCGAAAGAATGCTCCGCAATTATGCTTATCTGAACCCTGGGTTAAAAATATTATTTAATGGAGAAACTTATTATTCTGAGAATGGTCTTAAAGATCTTTTAGAAGAAGAATTAGAAAGTGAAATCCTTTATCCTATCGTTCATTTGATGGATAATGATATAGAGCTGGCGATAACCCATTCGGACAAATCGCAAACTGAAACCTATTTTTCATTTGTAAACGGTCAGAATACCACTCAAGGGGGAACCCATTTAAATGCTTTTCGTGAAGCTTATGTGAAAACCATCCGTGAATTCTTTAATAAGAATTTTGATGCTTCAGATATTAGAAAATCTATTATCGCAGCGATTTCAATAAACGTGGAGGAACCTGTATTTGAATCGCAGACCAAAACAAAATTAGGATCGAATGATATGGGACCGAATGGTCCTACAGTAAGAACTTTCATTATTGATTTTCTAAAAAGCAAACTCGATAACTTTTTACATAGAAATCCTGAAATTGCAGAAGCGATTCAAAGAAAAATCCTAATTTCAGAAAGAGAAAGAAAGGAGCTTTCAGGAATTCAGAAATTAGCCAGAGAAAGAGCGAAAAAAGTATCGCTTCATAATAAGAAACTTCGTGACTGCAGACAGCATTATAACGATCAGAAAGCCGAAAGAAAAGGCGATACACAGATCTTCATTACGGAAGGGGATTCTGCATCAGGATCGATCACCAAGTCAAGAGATGTGGAAACGCAGGCCGTATTTTCTTTAAAAGGTAAACCATTGAACTGTTATGGGTTAACCAAGAAAGTAGTATACGAAAATGAAGAATTTAATTTACTGCAGGCTGCTTTAAATATAGAAGAAAGTCTTGAAGATTTAAGATATAATCAGGTTATTATTGCAACAGATGCCGATGTGGATGGTATGCACATCCGTCTTTTAATGATCACATTCTTTTTACAGTTTTTCCCTGACCTGATTAAGAATGGACATCTTTACATTCTTCAAACTCCTTTGTTCAGAGTAAGAAATAAAAAAGAGACGAGGTATTGTTATACTGAATTGGAAAGAGTAAAAGCGTTGAATGAATTAGGAAAGAACCCGGAAATTACCCGATTTAAAGGATTAGGTGAAATCTCTCCTGATGAGTTTAAACATTTTATTGGGAAGGATATCCGTTTAGAGCCCGTAGTTGTAGGTAAAGATCAGACCATTGAACAGCTTTTAGAGTTTTATATGGGGAAAAATACACCGGACCGACAAGTTTTCATTCTTGAAAATCTGGTGGTAGAAGAAGGAGATATCGATAGTAGGGAAATAATAAGTGAAATAGAAGGTTAA
- a CDS encoding DNA gyrase/topoisomerase IV subunit A codes for MTEENSHEGESLKKVSGLYKDWFLDYASYVILDRAIPSVYDGLKPVQRRIMHSMRELEDGRYNKVANIVGNTMKYHPHGDASITDAMVQIGQKELLIDTQGNWGNVYTGDSAAAARYIEARLTPFALEVVFNPKTTEWSKSYDGRNNEPIDLPVKFPLLLTQGVEGIGVGLSTKILPHNFNELINASVAHLKGKKFELFPDFLTAGYLDVSEYNDGHRGGKVRARARITQTDKHTLVISELPFSKTTSDLIDSILKANEKGKIKIKKIEDNTSDTVEILIHLHNDVSPDKTIDALYAFTDCQVTISPNACVIVGDKPMFLNVSEILKMNTDHTVSLLKKELEIELHELQESWHFSSLERIFIENRIYHDIEEVETWEDVIKTIDAGLKPHTKHLLRAVTEEDILKLTEIRIKRISRFDLDKFKENIAALEGKIELVKHNLANLIAYAIEYYLNIQKKYGKDRQRRTELRIFDTIDATKVAVANEKFYMNREEGFIGTSLRKDEYLFDCSDIDDIITFRKDGSMKIVKVEAKTFIGKDLLHVAVWKKNDKRTVYNMIYREGKEGPYYMKRFSVTAVTRNTDYPLASDKKGSEVLYFSANPNGEAETVTVLLKPNPRIRKNKMDIDFSELAIKGRDSKGNLVTKYSVKKVDLKEEGISTLAPRRIWFDDTVRRLNADGRGTLLGNFKGDDKILTINSNGEAKLVSFDLGNRFDDEYLILEKWRPQQPVTCIYYDGEKDIYFIKRFLLENNVNPQGFMPSEHNKSFVENVIVTNGSTAEIIFAKDKGKEREPEIINIDEFIAVKGIKAIGNQFTKFKVKTINVTLPEIEEEEPEIYEEPEPTENIDEDGGIIGDLFEGDGEEN; via the coding sequence ATGACAGAAGAAAATTCACATGAAGGCGAGAGCTTGAAGAAGGTTTCCGGACTATATAAGGACTGGTTTCTGGACTATGCTTCTTACGTGATTTTAGATAGAGCGATTCCATCAGTATATGATGGATTAAAACCCGTTCAGCGAAGAATTATGCATTCCATGCGGGAGCTGGAAGACGGACGTTATAATAAAGTGGCCAACATCGTAGGTAACACGATGAAATATCACCCTCACGGTGATGCTTCCATTACAGATGCAATGGTGCAAATCGGGCAGAAAGAACTTCTGATAGATACTCAGGGAAACTGGGGGAACGTTTATACCGGAGATTCAGCAGCAGCAGCGAGATATATTGAGGCACGATTAACCCCCTTTGCTCTGGAAGTAGTTTTCAATCCTAAAACTACGGAATGGTCTAAATCATATGACGGAAGAAATAATGAGCCTATTGATTTACCGGTAAAATTTCCGCTGCTTTTAACACAGGGAGTAGAAGGAATTGGTGTCGGACTCTCTACTAAAATACTTCCGCATAATTTCAATGAATTAATCAATGCATCTGTTGCCCATTTGAAAGGGAAGAAGTTTGAGCTGTTTCCGGATTTTTTAACGGCAGGATATTTAGATGTTTCGGAATACAATGATGGTCACCGAGGTGGAAAAGTTCGTGCTAGAGCGAGAATCACCCAGACTGATAAACATACATTGGTTATTTCTGAGCTTCCTTTCTCTAAAACAACAAGTGATCTGATAGATTCTATATTAAAGGCCAATGAAAAAGGGAAGATCAAGATCAAGAAAATCGAAGATAATACTTCAGATACGGTAGAAATTCTTATTCATTTGCATAATGATGTATCACCTGATAAAACGATTGATGCTTTATATGCATTTACAGACTGTCAGGTTACGATCTCTCCAAATGCATGTGTCATTGTGGGCGATAAACCGATGTTCCTGAATGTTTCGGAGATCCTTAAAATGAATACGGATCACACCGTTTCATTGTTAAAGAAAGAGCTTGAGATTGAACTGCATGAATTACAGGAAAGCTGGCATTTTTCGTCATTGGAAAGGATTTTTATTGAAAACAGGATTTACCATGATATTGAAGAGGTAGAAACCTGGGAAGATGTTATAAAAACAATCGATGCAGGTCTGAAGCCTCATACAAAGCATCTTTTAAGAGCTGTAACTGAAGAGGATATTTTAAAACTGACTGAGATCAGGATCAAGAGAATTTCCAGATTCGATTTAGATAAATTTAAAGAAAATATTGCTGCTCTTGAAGGGAAAATAGAGCTTGTAAAACATAATTTAGCCAATCTGATTGCCTATGCCATTGAGTATTACTTAAATATTCAGAAGAAGTATGGTAAGGACAGACAAAGAAGAACAGAACTGAGAATTTTCGATACTATTGATGCAACAAAAGTAGCTGTAGCTAATGAGAAGTTCTATATGAACCGGGAAGAAGGATTCATTGGAACATCATTACGAAAAGACGAATATTTATTTGACTGTTCCGATATTGATGATATCATTACTTTCAGAAAAGACGGAAGCATGAAGATCGTAAAAGTGGAAGCTAAGACTTTTATCGGAAAAGATCTTCTCCATGTTGCTGTCTGGAAGAAAAATGACAAAAGAACGGTTTATAATATGATCTATAGAGAAGGAAAAGAAGGTCCGTATTATATGAAGCGTTTCTCTGTAACAGCTGTGACCAGAAATACAGACTATCCTTTAGCTTCAGATAAAAAAGGATCTGAAGTACTTTATTTTTCAGCAAATCCAAATGGAGAAGCAGAAACGGTTACCGTTCTTTTAAAACCCAACCCAAGGATCAGAAAAAACAAAATGGATATCGATTTTTCTGAATTAGCTATTAAAGGACGTGATTCGAAAGGAAATTTAGTAACCAAATATTCGGTTAAAAAAGTAGATCTTAAAGAAGAAGGTATTTCTACACTGGCTCCAAGGAGAATTTGGTTTGATGATACCGTAAGAAGATTGAATGCTGATGGAAGAGGTACTTTATTGGGGAATTTCAAAGGAGATGATAAGATTTTAACGATCAATTCTAATGGAGAGGCAAAATTAGTAAGCTTTGACCTTGGAAATCGTTTTGATGATGAGTATCTGATCTTAGAGAAATGGCGTCCGCAACAACCTGTTACCTGTATTTATTATGATGGTGAAAAGGATATTTATTTTATCAAAAGATTCTTGTTGGAGAACAATGTAAACCCACAAGGCTTTATGCCTTCCGAGCATAATAAGTCATTTGTGGAAAATGTAATTGTTACGAACGGATCAACGGCAGAAATAATTTTCGCAAAAGATAAAGGAAAAGAACGTGAACCTGAAATCATCAATATTGATGAATTTATTGCGGTAAAAGGAATAAAAGCTATTGGAAACCAGTTCACCAAGTTTAAAGTAAAAACAATTAACGTTACCTTACCGGAAATTGAAGAAGAAGAGCCGGAAATATACGAAGAACCTGAGCCTACAGAAAATATTGATGAAGACGGAGGAATTATCGGAGACTTGTTTGAAGGAGATGGTGAAGAAAATTAA